From the Streptomyces sp. NBC_00390 genome, the window CCCGCCCAGGAGGCGGCCCCCACGGGCCGTACCCGCCGGCGGGCCACCCGCAGGGCGTCGGCTCCGGCCGGCTCCCCGGCGTCGTCCGAGCCGGTGCCGGCGGAGACGACGATCAAGGCTCCCGAGCCCGAGGTGGTGGAGGCGGCTGCCGTCCCCGCCGCGCAGGAGGCTCCGGTCGTGGCCCCGCCGCGTGCGCGCCGCCGGGTGACCCGTAAGGTCACCGCGCCCGCGGGCTCGCCCTCCGGTGCCGAGGAGGCCGCTGTCGTCGTGGTCGCCCCGGCCGGGACCAAGGCGGAGGAGCCCGCGGCCGAGCAGGTCACGGGCGACGAGGCCGAGGCCGGCGCTCCGGCCAAGAAGGCGGCCCGCAAGACCGCCAAGAAGGCCACCGCGAAGAAGGCGGCGGTCAAGAAGACGGCTGCGAAGAAGACGACGACGGCGAAGAAGACGGCCGCGAAGAAGGTCGCGAAGAAGACCGTGGCCGCCGAGCAGACGTCGCTTCCGGAAGTCTCCGCGGACGCCTCGTAGGCACGACGCACAACGGCTTGTGGGCCCTTCCCGTCAGGGAGGGGCCCACGGCCGTTCTCCGGCCCCTCAGTGCCCGCGGACGTGCCGGGGAGGTCCGGTGCACCATGGAGGCGACGGCCCCGGGAGGACCCGGTTTGACCCCCGGGACGGCGGTCCGTAACCTAGTCCCTCGGCGTGTTTCCTTATGCGCCCACCCCTGAGCAACTCCCTCTCGGTCCGCCGGGAGAGGCCGCTCGTCCATTCGGATCATCCGGGCCCGGCCCGTGTGAGCGGCTGGCATCAGGGGATTCGTTCCGAGCGAGAGAGAGATCCGCGTGTACGCCATCGTGCGCAGCGGTGGTCGCCAGCACAAGGTTGCTGTCGGCGACATCGTTGAGGTTGACAAGATTTCCACTGCCCAGGTTGGCGACACGGTCGAGCTCTCGACCCTGCTCGTTGTCGACGGCGACGCCGTGACCAGCGACCCGTGGGTGCTGGCCGGTATCAAGGTCACCGCCGAGGTCGTGGACCACCACAAGGGCGCGAAGATCGACATCCTTCGCTACAAGAACAAGACCGGCTACCGCCGTCGCCAGGGTCACCGCCAGCAGTACACGGCGATCAAGGTCACCGGCATCCCCACGGCTGCGAAGTAAGGGACTGAGGAGAGATGGCACACAAGAAGGGCGCATCGTCCACCCGGAACGGTCGCGACTCCAACGCTCAGCGGCTCGGCGTGAAGCGCTTCGGCGGTCAGGTCGTGAACGCCGGTGAGATCCTGGTCCGCCAGCGTGGCACCCACTTCCACCCGGGCGCGGGCGTCGGTCGCGGCAGCGACGACACGCTGTTCGCCCTGCAGCCCGGTGCGGTCGAGTTCGGCACCCACCGTGGCCGCAAGGTCGTGAACATCGTTCCGGTCGCCTGACCGGTTCACTTCGAGGGGCGGACCTCACTTCCCGAGAGGGAAGCAGGTCCGCCTTTCGTGTGTTGACAGTTAGACATTTCCCTACGTACGTCACCAACTGGAGGCATTTCCATGACCACCTTCGTGGACCGCGTCGAGCTGCATGCCGCCGCGGGTAACGGAGGCCACGGCTGCGCCTCCGTTCACCGGGAGAAGTTCAAGCCGCTCGGCGGGCCCGACGGGGGCAACGGCGGGCGCGGCGGCGACGTGATCCTGGTCGTCGACCAGTCGGTGACGACGCTGCTCGACTACCACCACAGCCCGCACCGCAAGGCCACCAACGGCAAGCCCGGTGAGGGCGGCAACCGCTCCGGCAAGGACGGCCAGGACCTGGTCCTGCCGGTCCCCGACGGCACCGTCGTCCTCGACAAGCAGGGCAATGTGCTCGCCGACCTGGTCGGCCAGGGCACCACGTACATCGCCGCCGAGGGCGGTCGCGGAGGCCTCGGCAACGCCGCGCTGGCCTCCGCCCGCCGCAAGGCCCCCGGCTTCGCCCTGCTGGGCGAGCCCGGCCGGTCGGGTGATGTGGTCCTGGAGCTCAAGACCGTCGCCGACGTCGCGCTGGTGGGCTACCCGAGCGCGGGCAAGTCCTCGCTGATCTCCGTCCTGTCGGCGGCCAAGCCCAAGATCGCGGACTACCCGTTCACCACGCTGGTCCCGAATCTGGGCGTCGTGACGGCCGGGTCCACCGTCTACACCATCGCGGACGTGCCGGGTCTGATCCCGGGCGCCAGCCAGGGCCGCGGCCTGGGCCTGGAGTTCCTGCGCCATGTCGAGC encodes:
- the rpmA gene encoding 50S ribosomal protein L27, yielding MAHKKGASSTRNGRDSNAQRLGVKRFGGQVVNAGEILVRQRGTHFHPGAGVGRGSDDTLFALQPGAVEFGTHRGRKVVNIVPVA
- the rplU gene encoding 50S ribosomal protein L21, producing MYAIVRSGGRQHKVAVGDIVEVDKISTAQVGDTVELSTLLVVDGDAVTSDPWVLAGIKVTAEVVDHHKGAKIDILRYKNKTGYRRRQGHRQQYTAIKVTGIPTAAK